The Aedes aegypti strain LVP_AGWG chromosome 3, AaegL5.0 Primary Assembly, whole genome shotgun sequence genome contains a region encoding:
- the LOC5567376 gene encoding dehydrodolichyl diphosphate synthase complex subunit DHDDS, which produces MTSLKLPTSDWVRESNLLWYHRWIIKVLKAGPVPRHVAFIMDGNRRFARKENIAKAEGHSKGFDKLSETLQWCQDVGIREVTVYAFSIENFKRTKEEVDTLMDLAREKFRKLLEERDKLHERGICIRIIGNMGLLPVDIQHCMAEAVLLTQNNQNAFLNVAFSYTSRDEIAHSIRVVAEGVRDGQLQARDIDEEVLTRCMYTKQCTDPDLLVRTSGEMRLSDFLLWQSSSTVIYFTKTLWPEFSIWHLFGAVFYYQRVHWQRIGIQDVPLWRRDNLLKENWTEKARSERNERVNKFLKDVYRRDQEHLVKMASAMAIE; this is translated from the coding sequence ATGACGTCACTAAAATTGCCCACTTCGGACTGGGTGCGGGAAAGTAATCTGCTCTGGTATCACCGTTGGATCATCAAGGTGCTCAAAGCGGGTCCAGTTCCGCGACATGTAGCATTCATCATGGACGGAAATCGGCGGTTTGCCCGGAAGGAAAACATCGCCAAAGCCGAGGGCCATTCCAAGGGGTTTGATAAGCTGTCGGAAACGTTACAATGGTGCCAAGATGTGGGCATCCGAGAGGTTACGGTTTACGCTTTCAGCATAGAGAACTTCAAACGGACCAAGGAAGAGGTAGACACCCTGATGGATTTGGCAAGGGAGAAGTTCCGGAAATTGTTGGAGGAACGAGACAAACTACACGAGAGGGGAATTTGTATCAGGATCATAGGGAACATGGGTTTACTTCCGGTGGACATTCAGCACTGTATGGCCGAGGCTGTGCTCCTCACGCAAAACAACCAAAACGCATTCCTGAACGTGGCATTTTCCTACACATCTCGGGACGAGATCGCACATTCCATACGGGTCGTAGCGGAAGGAGTACGGGATGGTCAGCTACAAGCGAGAGATATAGACGAAGAAGTCCTTACCAGATGTATGTACACGAAACAGTGCACCGATCCGGATCTGTTGGTTCGCACTTCCGGCGAAATGAGGCTGAGCGACTTCCTCCTCTGGCAGTCCAGCTCGACGGTGATCTACTTCACGAAAACCTTGTGGCCAGAGTTCAGCATTTGGCACCTGTTTGGGGCGGTGTTCTACTACCAGAGGGTTCACTGGCAGAGAATCGGAATCCAAGATGTGCCGCTGTGGAGAAGAGACAATTTGTTGAAGGAGAATTGGACCGAAAAGGCCCGGAGTGAACGAAACGAACGGGTGAATAAGTTTTTGAAAGATGTCTACCGTAGAGATCAGGAACACCTGGTGAAGATGGCTAGTGCCATGGCGATAGAGTAG